The nucleotide window CAGTCCACTGCAAAAACAGTTTTTACTTGGTTATCGCTACAGCTGAAGCCCCAACGGCAATCCCGCACGCCTTCCCTAATTTTTTCATAGAGTCGACATAGGTGATGGCGGTGTTCATTTCTCTGGCAGTCTGCAATAGGTTTGCTGTCACTTTCACGTCAGCGTCTGTCGCGACGACCAGTTCGATTACT belongs to Mesobacillus subterraneus and includes:
- a CDS encoding 50S ribosomal protein L7ae-like protein, which encodes MSYEKVAQAKKIIVGSKQTVKALKAGEVIELVVATDADVKVTANLLQTAREMNTAITYVDSMKKLGKACGIAVGASAVAITK